A stretch of the Rosa rugosa chromosome 5, drRosRugo1.1, whole genome shotgun sequence genome encodes the following:
- the LOC133710959 gene encoding nudix hydrolase 25, with the protein MEDLPSGYRPNVGVCLINSDNLIFVGSRLNVPGAWQMPQGGIEDGEEPKSAAVRELREETGVVSAEIIAEVPKWLTYDFPPAVKTKVNRLWGGEWHGQAQKWFLMRFTNDESEINLATGEADAEFAEWKWASPEEVIEQAVDYKRPTYEEVMKTFKSYLDGSGLSAKCKSTKW; encoded by the exons ATGGAGGATCTGCCCTCCGGTTACCGTCCCAACGTCGGCGTTTGCCTCATTAACTCCGATAATCTG ATTTTTGTTGGATCAAGATTGAATGTTCCCGGAGCATGGCAGATGCCTCAG GGCGGTATTGAAGATGGCGAAGAACCCAAATCAGCAGCTGTTAGGGAACTACGAGAAGAGACTGGGGTAGTGTCTGCTGAAATTATAGCTGAG GTTCCAAAGTGGTTGACATACGACTTCCCACCTGCCGTGAAGACCAAAGTTAATCGTCTCTGGGGAGGTGAATGGCATGGGCAAGCACAAAAATG GTTTCTTATGAGATTCACAAATGATGAGAGTGAGATCAACTTAGCTACTGGGGAAGCTGATGCAGAGTTTGCAGAGTGGAAATGGGCGAGCCCTGAAGAAGTTATTGAGCAG GCAGTGGACTACAAGAGGCCAACATATGAGGAAGTTATGAAGACCTTCAAGTCGTACTTGGACGGAAGTGGATTATCTGCAAAATGTAAATCAACAAAATGGTGA
- the LOC133710958 gene encoding uncharacterized protein LOC133710958 — translation MAIPKPQHPLLLEQQRQERIMCKLRDAVLARVAAAEAGASKPMNTADHINSVVERRLQQLIPSVYTPTHPPYASMIQRAIEELNEEGGGVSEVAISKFIKREYEDLPWAHEGLLRLHLKKQCEIGVLVLDGGRYNFNLVKDGDGGASVDVETESRRRRRPGRGRRGRGRWRGREEAERINEAFEEEGIEGGEGQDEVMGQSERPNMDEVEKALLAYIKSHNRGEANEDEMIKEQIRAGVGEDEVIKNNNQREEQQSGEEPQSQHDQQQQKSQEQGQVKRRPGRPKANKVGDVGTLEVVPCAPEEQPLRRRGRSKAKNDMDLGTNAEVPCAVEPPNEEQPQRRRGRSKAKHDMEASTSSLVPCALEHRQEEQPPKRRGPGRPPKPKPDSEATLTVLSSSDIPHHSKQQQPLSQATKMRFSKPKRGRGRPRTLRN, via the exons ATGGCAATCCCAAAACCTCAGCATCCCCTTCTCTTGGAACAGCAAAGGCAAGAACGCATAATGTGCAAACTCCGAGACGCCGTTTTGGCACGTGTGGCGGCGGCGGAGGCAGGAGCCTCCAAACCCATGAACACCGCCGACCACATTAACTCCGTCGTCGAACGCCGCCTCCAACAGCTCATCCCTAGTGTCTACACTCCCACTCATCCGCCTTATGCCTCG ATGATACAAAGGGCAATAGAGGAGTTGAATGAGGAAGGAGGAGGTGTGAGCGAGGTTGCAATATCGAAGTTTATCAAAAGGGAATACGAGGATTTGCCGTGGGCGCATGAGGGTCTGTTGAGGCTTCATTTGAAGAAGCAATGTGAGATTGGGGTGCTTGTGTTAGATGGTGGGAGGTATAATTTTAATTTGGTTAAGGATGGTGATGGTGGGGCTTCTGTTGATGTTGAGACAGAGTCGAGGAGGAGAAGGCGGCCGGGGCGGGGTAGAAGAGGCCGGGGTAGATGGCGTGGCAGGGAAGAAGCGGAGCGGATTAATGAAGCATTTGAAGAAGAGGGGATTGAAGGAGGAGAAGGCCAAGATGAGGTGATGGGACAATCTGAG AGGCCAAACATGGATGAGGTGGAAAAGGCATTACTGGCATATATCAAATCGCATAACCGGGGAGAAGCAAACGAAGATGAGATGATAAAAGAACAGATTCGAGCAGGGGTGGGTGAAGATGAAGTTATAAAAAACAATAACCAAAGAGAAGAACAGCAAAGTGGAGAGGAGCCACAATCTCAGCAtgatcagcaacaacagaaatCACAAGAACAAGGCCAAGTAAAGCGGCGTCCAGGGAGACCTAAAGCTAATAAAGTTGGGGATGTAGGTACTCTGGAAGTGGTACCCTGTGCTCCTGAGGAGCAGCCTTTGAGGCGTCGAGGGAGATCAAAAGCTAAAAATGATATGGATTTAGGTACCAATGCCGAAGTACCCTGTGCTGTTGAACCTCCTAATGAGGAGCAGCCCCAGAGGCGTCGAGGGAGGTCTAAAGCTAAACATGATATGGAGGCAAGTACTAGTAGTCTAGTACCTTGTGCTCTTGAACATCGACAGGAAGAGCAGCCACCGAAGCGACGAGGCCCAGGGAGACCTCCTAAACCAAAGCCAGATTCAGAAGCTACCTTGACAGTTTTGTCAAGCTCAGATATTCCGCATCACTCTAAGCAACAACAGCCCCTGAGCCAAGCAACTAAGATGAGGTTTTCTAAACCAAAGCGAGGCAGAGGGAGGCCTCGAACCCTCAGAAACTGA
- the LOC133708706 gene encoding mitogen-activated protein kinase 9 isoform X1: MDGLIRWFQRIATSSSSSSSPDHHVHDDQSPSAEEQELTITVDLDMSGLKPIKVPIRTNHRLASMDHHKNMLDNEFFTEYGEASQYEIQEVIGKGSYGVVASAVDTHTGEKVAIKKINDVFEHVSDATRILREIKLLRLLHHPDIVDIKHIMLPPCRREFKDIYVVFELMESDLHQVIKANDDLTPEHYQFFLYQLLRALKYIHTGNVFHRDLKPKNILANADCKLKICDFGLARPAFSDAPSTVFWTDYVATRWYRAPELCGSFFSKYTPAIDIWSIGCIFAEMLTGKPLFPGKNVVHQLDLITDLLGTPSIESIARIRNEKARRYLSNMKIKKPTPLSQKMPHADPLALRLLERLLAFDPRDRISAEEALSDPYFYGLANKDNEPSKQPISKLEFDFEKRKLTKDDVRELIYREILEYHPKMLHDYLQGSDNIGFMYPSGVDRFRRQFAHLEEQFGKGDRSTALQRKHASLPRERVCMDEGTEQNGNSKKGTTLSAGRAAIQSPPKSQRFEVTESVCENGSTIQNDLNKPHYSPHSLVKSDSMSASQCVVVNGKYLEKDRMAAQKKEMIKAVS, from the exons ATGGACGGCCTGATTCGCTGGTTCCAACGCATCGcaacttcttcctcttcttcatcctccCCCGATCACCATGTACACGACGACCAGTCTCCGTCGGCGGAGGAGCAGGAGTTGACGATCACGGTGGACCTGGACATGAGTGGCCTGAAGCCGATCAAGGTGCCGATACGAACCAATCATAGACTCGCCTCCATGGACCATCATAAG AATATGCTTGACAACGAGTTTTTCACCGAATACGGTGAGGCAAGTCAATATGAGATACAAGAAGTGATTGGCAAAGGTAGCTATGGTGTTGTTGCGTCTGCAGTTGATACTCACACCGGTGAGAAGGTGGCTATTAAGAAAATCAATGATGTCTTTGAGCATGTCTCTGATGCCACTCGCATTTTAAGAGAAATTAAGCTCCTTCGGCTACTGCACCACCCTGATATTGTGGACATAAAGCATATAATGCTACCCCCTTGTAGACGAGAGTTCAAGGATATATATGTTGTATTTGAGTTGATGGAATCTGACCTTCACCAAGTTATAAAGGCAAATGATGATCTCACTCCTGAGCATTATCAATTTTTCCTGTACCAGCTTCTTCGAGCTCTCAAGTATATACATACAG GAAATGTTTTCCATCGAGATTTAAAGCCAAAAAATATACTTGCTAATGCAGACTGCAAACTGAAAATCTGTGACTTTGGTCTTGCTCGTCCAGCATTTAGCGATGCCCCATCTACTGTCTTTTGGACT GACTATGTGGCAACTCGATGGTACCGTGCTCCCGAACTTTGTGGTTCCTTTTTCTCCAAG TACACTCCTGCTATTGATATTTGGAGCATAGGGTGTATATTTGCAGAAATGCTAACAGGAAAACCATTGTTTCCTGGGAAAAATGTTGTACATCAATTGGATCTCATTACTGATTTACTTGGCACTCCGTCTATCGAATCTATTGCAAGG ATTCGGAACGAAAAGGCCAGAAGATATTTAAGTAATATGAAGATAAAGAAACCAACTCCTCTCTCACAAAAAATGCCTCATGCAGATCCATTGGCTCTTCGTTTACTTGAGCGTTTGCTTGCATTCGATCCTAGAGATCGTATTTCTGCTGAAGAG GCACTATCTGACCCATATTTTTATGGATTGGCAAATAAGGATAATGAACCATCCAAGCAGCCCATTTCAAAGCTTGAGTTTGATTTTGAAAAGAGGAAACTAACAAAAGATGATGTAAGAGAGCTAATTTATAGAGAG ATTTTAGAGTATCATCCGAAGATGCTGCATGACTACCTTCAAGGTTCAGATAATATTGGCTTCATGTATCCAAG TGGAGTTGATCGATTTAGACGACAATTTGCCCATCTTGAGGAACAGTTTGGTAAAGGTGACAGAAGCACTGCACTGCAGAGGAAGCATGCTTCATTACCTAG AGAACGAGTTTGTATGGATGAGGGCACAGAGCAAAATGGCAATTCAAAAAAGGGTACCACACTCTCAGCGGGTCGTGCAGCTATTCAGAGCCCTCCAAAGTCCCAGAGGTTTGAAGTAACAGAATCTGTCTGTGAAAATGGATCAACCATACAGAATGACCTTAATAAGCCACACTATAGTCCTCATAGCCTGGTGAAGAGTGATAGCATGAGTGCTTCTCAGTGTGTCGTTGTAAATGGAAAGTACCTTGAG AAGGACAGAATGGCAGCACAGAAGAAAGAGATGATTAAAGCGGTGTCATAG
- the LOC133708706 gene encoding mitogen-activated protein kinase 9 isoform X2, translating to MLDNEFFTEYGEASQYEIQEVIGKGSYGVVASAVDTHTGEKVAIKKINDVFEHVSDATRILREIKLLRLLHHPDIVDIKHIMLPPCRREFKDIYVVFELMESDLHQVIKANDDLTPEHYQFFLYQLLRALKYIHTGNVFHRDLKPKNILANADCKLKICDFGLARPAFSDAPSTVFWTDYVATRWYRAPELCGSFFSKYTPAIDIWSIGCIFAEMLTGKPLFPGKNVVHQLDLITDLLGTPSIESIARIRNEKARRYLSNMKIKKPTPLSQKMPHADPLALRLLERLLAFDPRDRISAEEALSDPYFYGLANKDNEPSKQPISKLEFDFEKRKLTKDDVRELIYREILEYHPKMLHDYLQGSDNIGFMYPSGVDRFRRQFAHLEEQFGKGDRSTALQRKHASLPRERVCMDEGTEQNGNSKKGTTLSAGRAAIQSPPKSQRFEVTESVCENGSTIQNDLNKPHYSPHSLVKSDSMSASQCVVVNGKYLEKDRMAAQKKEMIKAVS from the exons ATGCTTGACAACGAGTTTTTCACCGAATACGGTGAGGCAAGTCAATATGAGATACAAGAAGTGATTGGCAAAGGTAGCTATGGTGTTGTTGCGTCTGCAGTTGATACTCACACCGGTGAGAAGGTGGCTATTAAGAAAATCAATGATGTCTTTGAGCATGTCTCTGATGCCACTCGCATTTTAAGAGAAATTAAGCTCCTTCGGCTACTGCACCACCCTGATATTGTGGACATAAAGCATATAATGCTACCCCCTTGTAGACGAGAGTTCAAGGATATATATGTTGTATTTGAGTTGATGGAATCTGACCTTCACCAAGTTATAAAGGCAAATGATGATCTCACTCCTGAGCATTATCAATTTTTCCTGTACCAGCTTCTTCGAGCTCTCAAGTATATACATACAG GAAATGTTTTCCATCGAGATTTAAAGCCAAAAAATATACTTGCTAATGCAGACTGCAAACTGAAAATCTGTGACTTTGGTCTTGCTCGTCCAGCATTTAGCGATGCCCCATCTACTGTCTTTTGGACT GACTATGTGGCAACTCGATGGTACCGTGCTCCCGAACTTTGTGGTTCCTTTTTCTCCAAG TACACTCCTGCTATTGATATTTGGAGCATAGGGTGTATATTTGCAGAAATGCTAACAGGAAAACCATTGTTTCCTGGGAAAAATGTTGTACATCAATTGGATCTCATTACTGATTTACTTGGCACTCCGTCTATCGAATCTATTGCAAGG ATTCGGAACGAAAAGGCCAGAAGATATTTAAGTAATATGAAGATAAAGAAACCAACTCCTCTCTCACAAAAAATGCCTCATGCAGATCCATTGGCTCTTCGTTTACTTGAGCGTTTGCTTGCATTCGATCCTAGAGATCGTATTTCTGCTGAAGAG GCACTATCTGACCCATATTTTTATGGATTGGCAAATAAGGATAATGAACCATCCAAGCAGCCCATTTCAAAGCTTGAGTTTGATTTTGAAAAGAGGAAACTAACAAAAGATGATGTAAGAGAGCTAATTTATAGAGAG ATTTTAGAGTATCATCCGAAGATGCTGCATGACTACCTTCAAGGTTCAGATAATATTGGCTTCATGTATCCAAG TGGAGTTGATCGATTTAGACGACAATTTGCCCATCTTGAGGAACAGTTTGGTAAAGGTGACAGAAGCACTGCACTGCAGAGGAAGCATGCTTCATTACCTAG AGAACGAGTTTGTATGGATGAGGGCACAGAGCAAAATGGCAATTCAAAAAAGGGTACCACACTCTCAGCGGGTCGTGCAGCTATTCAGAGCCCTCCAAAGTCCCAGAGGTTTGAAGTAACAGAATCTGTCTGTGAAAATGGATCAACCATACAGAATGACCTTAATAAGCCACACTATAGTCCTCATAGCCTGGTGAAGAGTGATAGCATGAGTGCTTCTCAGTGTGTCGTTGTAAATGGAAAGTACCTTGAG AAGGACAGAATGGCAGCACAGAAGAAAGAGATGATTAAAGCGGTGTCATAG
- the LOC133708708 gene encoding uncharacterized protein LOC133708708 produces the protein MRLYNGFLDILKIQKFRRIVSYTGFYCFTAVLSYAYTSNTTRAGFSRGDQFYASYPAGTELLTDQAKLYKAALGNCFETEEWGPIEYCIMAKHFERQGKGPYAYHAQYMAHLLSLGQLDGSG, from the exons ATGAGGCTCTACAATGGCTTCCTTGACATTCTGAAGATACAGAAGTTTCGGAGAATCGTGTCATATACTGGGTTCTACTGCTTCACAGCGGTCTTGAGCTACGCTTACACAAGCAACAC AACTAGAGCTGGGTTTTCCAGAGGTGACCAATTCTATGCGTCGTACCCAGCTGGAACTGAGCTCCTGACAGACCAAGCTAAG TTGTATAAAGCTGCCCTTGGTAATTGCTTTGAAACCGAAGAATGGGGTCCGATTGAGTATTGCATCATGGCTAAACACTTTGAGCGGCAGGGGAAAGGGCCTTACGCGTACCACGCT CAATACATGGCACATCTTCTATCTCTTGGGCAACTTGATGGAAGTGGCTAG
- the LOC133708707 gene encoding serine carboxypeptidase-like 50 has protein sequence MTVFTYCKSPMESTSTPKLLLKLTIFIFISVFILLQLFPISYLHRAPSLWPPSKFSLFTAPNSLFPKEALPTKSGYLTVNSTTGSSIFYTYYEAQSLTFPDLSQTPLIIWLQGGPGCSSLFGNFMEIGPWHVNLNHHHRDLDHQPFVLEPNPGSWNRIFGLLFLDNPIGSGFSIASSSEEIPRDQFSVAKHLYIAITKFIELDLILFSSRPLYIAGESYAGKYVPAIGYYILKKNEESNHLVNLAGVAIGNGLIDPETQVGTHADNAYFSGLINEKQRREMEMCQNETIRLARLKRWRDATDARYRVVDMLIDMTGLATLFDYSKKAPYHKTQWVTDFLHDERVKRIMSVEESAVFRNCSHVVQVALYDDNMKSVKYMVELLVKRSKVLLYQGQFDLWDGVFSTAAWVKTLQWEEIQRFLAAGRRVWRGRGDELAGYVQKWKSLSNVVVSRAGHLVPADQPLNSQAMIEGWILETGLFSDDEQLF, from the coding sequence ATGACAGTCTTCACCTACTGTAAATCTCCAATGGAGTCAACGTCGACACCCAAGCTTCTTCTGAAgctcaccatcttcatcttcatctctgTTTTCATATTGCTTCAACTCTTTCCCATCTCCTATCTTCATCGAGCTCCATCCTTATGGCCACCCTCCAAGTTCTCATTGTTCACTGCTCCAAACTCTCTGTTTCCCAAGGAAGCTTTGCCCACCAAGTCAGGCTACCTCACAGTCAACTCCACCACAGGCTCTTCTATTTTCTACACCTATTATGAAGCTCAGAGCCTCACTTTCCCTGACCTCTCGCAAACCCCACTTATCATTTGGCTCCAGGGTGGGCCCGGATGCTCCTCCTTGTTTGGTAACTTCATGGAGATCGGGCCTTGGCATGTAAACTTAAACCATCATCATCGCGATCTTGATCATCAACCCTTTGTGCTTGAACCCAACCCCGGTTCTTGGAACCGGATTTTTGGACTTCTTTTCCTTGATAATCCAATAGGATCCGGGTTCAGCATCGCCTCGAGCAGTGAAGAAATCCCAAGAGACCAATTTTCGGTAGCTAAACACCTATACATTGCGATTACAAAGTTTATTGAACTTGATCTAATATTGTTTAGCTCTCGTCCGCTGTATATAGCGGGCGAGAGCTATGCTGGCAAGTACGTGCCAGCAATTGGGTACTATATACTCAAGAAGAATGAAGAGTCCAATCATTTGGTTAATTTAGCTGGCGTAGCTATAGGAAATGGTTTGATAGACCCGGAGACTCAGGTGGGCACTCACGCAGACAATGCGTACTTTTCGGGCTTGATCAATGAGAAACagaggagagagatggagatGTGTCAGAACGAGACAATCAGGCTAGCCAGATTGAAGCGATGGAGAGATGCGACCGATGCAAGGTACCGAGTTGTGGATATGCTGATTGACATGACAGGATTAGCCACATTGTTTGACTACTCCAAGAAAGCGCCTTACCACAAGACTCAATGGGTCACTGACTTTTTACACGATGAAAGGGTGAAGAGAATTATGAGTGTGGAGGAGTCCGCCGTGTTTAGAAATTGTAGCCATGTGGTGCAAGTTGCTTTGTATGATGATAACATGAAGAGTGTGAAGTACATGGTGGAGTTGTTGGTGAAGAGGAGCAAGGTGTTGTTGTATCAAGGGCAGTTTGATTTGTGGGATGGGGTGTTTTCGACTGCGGCGTGGGTGAAGACATTGCAATGGGAGGAGATTCAGAGATTTTTAGCGGCGGGGAGGAGGGTTTGGAGAGGGAGAGGGGATGAGCTTGCAGGGTATGTGCAGAAATGGAAGAGTTTGAGCAATGTTGTGGTTTCAAGAGCAGGGCATCTTGTGCCGGCTGACCAGCCATTGAACTCTCAGGCAATGATCGAAGGCTGGATTTTGGAAACAGGGTTGTTTAGCGACGATGAGCAATTGTTCTGA
- the LOC133708254 gene encoding serine carboxypeptidase-like 50, which yields MESTPQNLPCFFFFFFFFLLHRTTASSPPPLFPKQALPTRSGYLPVNPTTNSAIYYTFYEAQTPISPLSQTPLLIWLQGGPGCSSMIGNFFELGPWRVNFHKQPSEPLALEPNSGSWNRIFGLVFLDNPIGTGFSIAAKPEEIPTDQFGVAKHLFAAITKFVELDPAFKSRRIYITGESYAGKYVPAIGYYILKRNAELSESKRVNLGGVAIGDGLTDPVIQVATHAANTYFSGLINERQKSELEELQVAAVRLIKARNWSEATNGRNRVLRRLQNMTGLATLYDYTKNADYETSLVGELLSHKEVKKALGVSNVSIVFEECSDLVGDVLHADVMKSVKYMVEFLVKNSKVLLYQGQYDLRDGVFSTEAWVKTMKWEGIQKFLSADRNVWKLGGETAGYVQKWGSLSQVAVSGAGHLLPTDQPLRAQAMIEDWVLDKGLFANVQEAI from the coding sequence ATGGAGTCTACACCCCAAAACCTcccctgcttcttcttcttcttcttcttcttcctcctccaccGCACCACAGCCTCATCACCGCCGCCTCTCTTCCCCAAACAAGCCCTCCCCACAAGGTCAGGCTACCTCCCAGTCAACCCCACCACAAACTCTGCCATATACTACACTTTCTATGAAGCTCAAACCCCAATCTCACCTCTCTCACAAACTCCACTCCTCATTTGGCTCCAGGGCGGCCCCGGCTGCTCCTCCATGATCGGCAACTTCTTCGAGCTCGGTCCCTGGCGCGTCAACTTCCACAAGCAACCCTCCGAGCCCCTTGCCTTGGAGCCCAACTCTGGTTCTTGGAACCGCATTTTCGGCTTGGTTTTTCTTGACAATCCTATAGGCACCGGATTCAGCATCGCTGCGAAGCCCGAAGAGATACCAACTGATCAGTTTGGAGTTGCAAAGCACTTGTTCGCTGCGATCACCAAGTTTGTTGAGCTTGATCCAGCTTTTAAGTCGAGGCGTATTTACATTACTGGGGAGAGCTATGCAGGGAAGTATGTTCCGGCTATTGGTTACTACATTTTGAAGAGGAATGCCGAGTTAAGTGAGTCTAAGCGTGTGAATTTGGGCGGTGTTGCTATCGGAGATGGGCTAACAGACCCGGTGATTCAGGTGGCTACTCATGCTGCGAATACTTACTTCTCTGGTTTGATCAATGAGAGGCAGAAGAGTGAGCTGGAGGAGCTTCAAGTTGCGGCGGTGAGGTTGATTAAGGCGAGGAATTGGAGTGAGGCAACGAATGGCCGAAACAGAGTTTTGAGGAGGTTGCAAAATATGACAGGGCTGGCTACTTTGTATGACTACACAAAGAATGCCGACTACGAAACCAgtttggttggggagttgttgaGCCATAAGGAGGTGAAGAAGGCGTTGGGGGTGTCGAATGTGTCCATTGTTTTTGAGGAGTGTAGTGATTTAGTGGGAGATGTGTTGCACGCGGATGTGATGAAGAGTGTGAAATACATGGTGGAGTTTCTTGTGAAGAACAGCAAGGTGTTGCTGTATCAAGGGCAGTATGATCTGCGAGACGGTGTGTTTTCCACCGAGGCTTGGGTCAAGACCATGAAATGGGAAGGGATACAGAAGTTTCTGTCGGCAGATCGGAATGTGTGGAAGTTGGGTGGAGAAACTGCTGGTTATGTTCAGAAATGGGGGAGTTTGAGCCAAGTTGCGGTTTCAGGTGCTGGTCATCTTTTGCCAACTGACCAGCCATTGAGAGCTCAAGCAATGATTGAAGACTGGGTTTTGGATAAAGGGTTGTTTGCCAATGTTCAAGAGGCTATATAA